A DNA window from Helianthus annuus cultivar XRQ/B chromosome 15, HanXRQr2.0-SUNRISE, whole genome shotgun sequence contains the following coding sequences:
- the LOC110912924 gene encoding bidirectional sugar transporter SWEET2 has protein sequence MAAFVSPQSFEAFKQAAGIAGNIFAFGLFVSPIPTFRRIIRNQSTEQFSGIPYVYALLNCLICAWYGCPLISYDNLLVTTVNSVGAVFQLTYIVIYITHADKNKKFKMSGLLLAVFGLFAAIAIGSLLVTDLELRHLIIGFLSCATLISMFASPLSVMNLVIQTRSVEFMPFYLSLSTFLMSTSFLLYGVFNFDPFIYVPNGIGTILGIAQLALYFYYNNQSKQETREPLIESIA, from the exons ATGGCGGCTTTTGTTTCGCCTCAATCGTTTGAGGCTTTTAAGCAAGCTGCTGGAATAGCTG GGAACATATTTGCTTTTGGGCTCTTTGTGTCACCAAT ACCAACTTTTCGAAGAATCATCAGAAACCAATCAACAGAACAGTTCTCAGGAATCCCATACGTTTACGCCCTCTTGAACTGCTTGATCTGCGCATGGTATGGCTGCCCGCTCATATCATATGATAATTTGTTGGTCACAACAGTCAACTCTGTTGGTGCGGTTTTCCAGTTAACATACATAGTTATCTATATAACACATGCTGACAAAAACAAAAAG TTCAAGATGTCTGGATTACTGCTGGCAGTTTTTGGTCTGTTTGCAGCCATCGCGATTGGGAGTTTGCTTGTTACTGATCTTGAACTTAGACATCTAATCATCGGGTTTTTAAGTTGTGCTACCCTCATATCAATGTTTGCTTCCCCGTTGTCAGTAATG AATCTAGTGATTCAGACCAGGAGCGTTGAATTCATGCCGTTTTACCTCTCACTCTCCACTTTCTTGATGAGCACCTCATTTTTGTTATATGGCGTGTTCAACTTCGATCCTTTCATCTAT gttccAAATGGTATAGGGACCATTCTGGGAATTGCGCAATTGGCTTTGTACTTCTACTACAACAATCAATCAAAACAAGAAACCCGAGAACCCTTAATAGAGTCAATTGCATGA